The Antarcticibacterium flavum genome contains the following window.
TTATATTAAGCAGTTTGGCTATTTCCTTATGTGTAAATCCGTCCATTGAATAAAGGTTAAAGACCAGCCTGTAACGCTCCGGCAGCTCCCTTATGATCTGCATAAGAAAATCTGAGGAAACGATCTCATCATCTATTTCTACTTCCGGGTCCTCCAGTTGTTCCTCATAAATGGTGAGGTGAAAATCCTTTTTTTCATACTTCTTGATCGCCGTATTGATTATTATACGGGTCATCCATCCTTCAAAAGTTCCCCTCCCGTTAAATTGATCAATGTTCTGGAATATTTTGATGAAGCCATCCTGCAGGGTATCCCTCGCCTGCTCATAGTCTGTCGAATATTTTAGGCATAGGGTAAAGAACTTCCCGGCGTAGGTGTTGTAAAGTTCCTCCTGCGCCTTCCTGTCCTGTTTTTTACATTGAGCTATGAGCTTTTTTAAACCCACAGGATGTCTCTTTTTTTCATATTCCTT
Protein-coding sequences here:
- a CDS encoding RNA polymerase sigma factor, with protein sequence MGLKKLIAQCKKQDRKAQEELYNTYAGKFFTLCLKYSTDYEQARDTLQDGFIKIFQNIDQFNGRGTFEGWMTRIIINTAIKKYEKKDFHLTIYEEQLEDPEVEIDDEIVSSDFLMQIIRELPERYRLVFNLYSMDGFTHKEIAKLLNITEGTSKSNLARARLKLKEQIEAHQQRKSVKGL